A window from Mus caroli chromosome 2, CAROLI_EIJ_v1.1, whole genome shotgun sequence encodes these proteins:
- the LOC110289410 gene encoding olfactory receptor 4F3/4F16/4F29-like, whose amino-acid sequence MEGANQSVVSEFVFLGLTNSWSIQLFLFVFSSMFYMASMMGNCLIVFTVASDPHLHSPMYFLLANLSFIDLGVSSVTSPKMIYDLFRKHKVISFTGCVTQIFFIHVIGGVEMVLLIAMAFDRYVAICKPLHYLTIMSPRMCILFSVAAWVVGLMHSLIQLAFVVNLPFCGPNVLDSFYCDLPRFIKLACINTYQLELMVTANSGFISVGSFFILIISYIVIIITVQKHSSSGSSKALSTLSAHISVVFLFFGPLIFFYTWPSPSTHLDKFLAIFDAVITPFLNPVIYTFRNQEMKVAMKRVCRQLVSYRKTS is encoded by the coding sequence ATGGAAGGAGCGAATCAGTCTGTGGTGTCAGAGTTTGTGTTCCTGGGACTCACCAACTCCTGGAGTATTCAACtatttctctttgtgttctcCTCTATGTTTTATATGGCTAGCATGATGGGAAACTGCCTTATTGTGTTCACTGTGGCATCTGACCCTCACTTACACTCTCCCATGTACTTTCTGTTGGCTAACCTCTCTTTCATTGACTTGGGTGTTTCTTCTGTTACTTCTCCGAAGATGATTTATGACTTATTCAGAAAGCACAAAGTCATCTCCTTTACAGGTTGTGTTActcaaatatttttcattcatgtCATTGGTGGTGTGGAGATGGTGCTGCTCATAGCCATGGCCTTTGACAGATATGTGGCCATATGTAAGCCTCTTCATTACCTAACCATTATGAGCCCAAGGATGTGCATCTTGTTTTCCGTGGCTGCCTGGGTGGTTGGCCTTATGCATTCTCTGATTCAACTGGCTTTTGTAGTAAACTTACCATTCTGTGGACCAAATGTGTTGGACAGCTTCTACTGTGACCTTCCTCGGTTTATCAAACTAGCCTGCATTAACACTTACCAGCTGGAGTTAATGGTCACAGCCAACAGTGGGTTCATCTCTGTGGGCTCCTTCTTCATACTGATCATTTCATATATTGTCATCATAATCACTGTGCAAAAACATTCTTCAAGTGGTTCCTCTAAAGCCTTATCTACTCTTTCTGCTCACATCTCTGTGGTGTTCTTATTCTTTGGtcctttgatatttttctatacCTGGCCATCTCCTTCCACACACCTTGATAAGTTTCTGGCCATATTTGATGCAGTTATCACTCCGTTTCTGAATCCTGTAATCTATACATTTAGAAATCAAGAAATGAAGGTAGCAATGAAGAGAGTATGCAGACAACTAGTTAGTTATAGGAAAACTTCCTAA